In a genomic window of Taylorella equigenitalis ATCC 35865:
- a CDS encoding BolA family protein, with protein sequence MIPDSKKHEEMLRQRLQSLNPTELEIFNESHLHNGHKAYNNGLSHFRVQIASPLFADLSRVEQQRLVLDAVKDIIPDPIHALAIRTEVST encoded by the coding sequence ATGATTCCTGATAGTAAAAAACATGAAGAAATGCTCAGACAGAGACTTCAAAGTTTGAATCCAACTGAATTAGAAATTTTCAATGAATCGCACTTACATAATGGTCATAAAGCATATAATAATGGTTTAAGCCATTTTCGAGTACAAATAGCTAGCCCATTATTCGCTGATTTAAGTAGGGTTGAACAGCAGCGACTAGTACTAGATGCGGTTAAGGATATTATTCCAGACCCCATACACGCATTAGCTATACGTACAGAAGTTTCCACCT
- a CDS encoding septation protein A, translating into MKKILSDFLPLLLFFIALKIYDIYVATGVAIAASIALILYLYYTKKPVETIHWINLIIIVVFGGATILLHDETFIKWKPTVLTWCFASILLIGLLFKRNFLKTLISKQISMPEQAWTKMTVGWILFFALVGIANLYVAFWGGFTTDQWASFKVFGITVLTLVFAVGQSLWLGKHMTVISEENKNHDS; encoded by the coding sequence ATGAAAAAGATACTATCAGATTTTTTACCTTTATTGCTATTTTTTATTGCACTCAAAATTTACGATATTTATGTTGCTACTGGTGTTGCTATTGCTGCATCCATCGCACTAATCCTCTATCTCTATTACACAAAAAAACCTGTTGAAACTATTCACTGGATAAATTTAATAATTATTGTTGTATTTGGAGGAGCTACTATTCTGCTTCATGATGAGACATTTATTAAGTGGAAACCAACCGTATTAACTTGGTGTTTTGCTTCAATTCTTTTAATAGGTTTGTTGTTTAAAAGGAATTTTCTAAAAACATTGATTTCTAAGCAAATCAGTATGCCTGAACAAGCCTGGACTAAAATGACTGTTGGATGGATATTGTTTTTTGCTCTCGTAGGTATTGCCAACTTATACGTAGCATTTTGGGGTGGCTTTACTACAGATCAGTGGGCTAGCTTTAAAGTGTTCGGTATAACTGTTCTTACTTTGGTGTTTGCGGTTGGCCAAAGTTTATGGCTTGGTAAACATATGACCGTTATTTCTGAGGAGAACAAAAATCATGATTCCTGA